One region of Falsirhodobacter algicola genomic DNA includes:
- a CDS encoding ABC transporter permease, with protein sequence MRFLIRLAGVLLAASVLIFLLVEAAPGDPARIMLGMSAADDTVAALRAQMGLDRPMAVRYLAWIGGLLHGDLGQSLTYGVPVAGLMAERLAVTLPLTAMATAMAVAVAVPLGVLAGARPGAVADGLATVLAQAGIALPNFWIGLLLILGLSLGLGWFPSGGFPGWQAGWRAAGALVLPAVALAVPQAAVLTRVTRAAVIDLAEEDFIRTARAKGLGRGRVLWRHVLPNALLPVVTMLGLQIPFLISGAVLVEAVFTLPGIGTLAYQALAQRDLIVVQNVVLMFAAIVLVAQAVTDALYARLDPRLRGRE encoded by the coding sequence GTGAGGTTTCTGATCCGGCTGGCGGGGGTGCTTCTGGCGGCCTCGGTGCTGATCTTCCTCTTGGTGGAGGCGGCACCGGGCGATCCTGCGCGCATCATGCTGGGCATGTCCGCCGCCGACGATACGGTGGCTGCGCTGCGCGCGCAGATGGGCCTCGATCGGCCGATGGCGGTGCGGTATCTGGCATGGATCGGCGGGCTGCTGCACGGGGATCTGGGCCAATCGCTGACCTATGGCGTGCCGGTGGCGGGCCTCATGGCCGAGCGTTTGGCCGTGACGCTGCCGCTGACGGCGATGGCGACGGCGATGGCCGTGGCGGTGGCGGTGCCGCTGGGGGTGCTGGCGGGGGCGCGACCGGGCGCCGTGGCGGACGGGCTGGCGACGGTGCTGGCGCAGGCCGGGATCGCGCTGCCGAATTTCTGGATCGGGCTCTTGCTGATACTGGGGCTGTCGCTGGGGCTGGGCTGGTTCCCCTCGGGCGGGTTTCCGGGCTGGCAGGCGGGCTGGCGCGCGGCGGGGGCGCTGGTGCTGCCGGCGGTGGCGCTGGCGGTGCCGCAGGCGGCGGTGCTGACGCGCGTGACCCGCGCCGCCGTGATCGACCTTGCGGAGGAGGATTTCATCCGCACCGCCCGAGCCAAAGGCCTTGGCCGCGGCCGCGTGCTGTGGCGCCATGTGCTGCCGAACGCGCTGTTGCCGGTGGTCACGATGCTGGGGCTTCAGATCCCGTTCCTGATTTCCGGCGCGGTTCTGGTGGAGGCGGTGTTCACCCTGCCCGGCATCGGAACGCTGGCCTATCAGGCGCTGGCGCAGCGCGATCTGATCGTGGTGCAGAATGTGGTGCTGATGTTCGCGGCCATCGTGCTGGTGGCGCAGGCGGTGACGGATGCGCTTTATGCGCGGCTCGATCCGCGGCTGCGGGGCCGGGAATGA
- a CDS encoding ABC transporter substrate-binding protein translates to MKLHPILAGGLAALIWAAMPAAAAPPDTVSFIQSVEPPGLDPTSGSPVAAGQVTWQNVFEGLVRIDADGAVQPQLATGWTLSDDGTTLTFALREGVHFHNGAAFDSATAKFSLDRIGAEGSTNGQKALYAAIASVEAPEPDRLVVHLSHPDAQLIYRLGFPAAVMVEPTSAATNATDPVGTGPFRVQEWRRGDRIVMTAVPDYWGEAPRLSGITARIIADPQAQAAALRSGQVDLASELGAPELFTPFEGDPAFTTHVGTGEMEVVAGMNSARPPFDDPRVRQALMLSIDRNLLVQAAKSGFGTPIGTHFSPASPYYKDLTGLYPYDPARAKALLAEAGHPNGFTFTFKVPNRTYTQRAAEIMQAFFQQIGVTAKIETVDFPAAWVQQVMTDRDYDMTIIGHAEPLDIDIYARHPYYFNYDNPAFDAVIAGLADARTEEARADGFARAQEIIAQDLPALFLYSEPKLGVWKAGLHGVWENGPVPANDLTDAYWAE, encoded by the coding sequence ATGAAGCTGCATCCAATCCTTGCCGGTGGTCTTGCCGCCCTGATCTGGGCCGCGATGCCGGCCGCTGCGGCACCGCCGGACACGGTCAGTTTCATCCAGTCGGTGGAACCGCCGGGACTGGACCCGACCTCCGGCTCTCCGGTGGCGGCGGGGCAGGTCACATGGCAGAACGTGTTCGAAGGGCTGGTGCGCATCGACGCGGACGGTGCGGTCCAGCCGCAGCTTGCCACCGGCTGGACGCTGTCCGACGACGGCACGACGCTGACCTTCGCGCTGCGCGAAGGGGTGCATTTCCACAACGGCGCGGCGTTCGACAGCGCGACGGCCAAATTCTCGCTCGATCGGATTGGGGCGGAGGGGTCCACCAACGGGCAGAAGGCGCTCTATGCCGCCATCGCCTCGGTGGAGGCGCCGGAGCCGGACCGTCTTGTGGTGCATCTGTCCCACCCCGATGCGCAGCTGATCTACCGCCTCGGCTTTCCCGCCGCCGTGATGGTGGAACCGACCAGCGCGGCCACCAACGCAACCGACCCCGTCGGCACCGGCCCCTTCCGCGTGCAGGAATGGCGCCGCGGCGACCGGATCGTGATGACCGCAGTTCCCGATTACTGGGGCGAGGCTCCGCGCCTGTCGGGCATCACCGCGCGCATCATCGCCGATCCGCAGGCGCAGGCGGCGGCGCTGCGCTCGGGTCAGGTGGATCTGGCCTCCGAACTCGGCGCGCCGGAGCTGTTCACCCCGTTCGAGGGGGATCCGGCCTTCACCACCCATGTCGGCACCGGCGAGATGGAGGTCGTGGCGGGCATGAACTCGGCCCGGCCGCCCTTCGACGATCCGCGGGTGCGGCAGGCGCTGATGCTTTCCATCGACCGCAACCTTCTGGTGCAGGCGGCGAAATCGGGCTTCGGCACGCCGATCGGCACGCATTTCTCGCCCGCCAGCCCCTATTACAAGGATCTGACCGGCCTTTACCCCTACGATCCGGCCCGCGCGAAGGCGCTTTTGGCCGAGGCGGGGCATCCGAACGGTTTCACCTTCACCTTCAAGGTGCCGAACCGCACCTATACGCAGCGCGCGGCCGAGATCATGCAGGCCTTCTTCCAGCAGATCGGCGTGACGGCGAAGATCGAGACGGTGGATTTCCCTGCCGCATGGGTGCAGCAGGTGATGACCGACCGCGATTACGACATGACCATCATCGGCCATGCCGAACCGCTCGACATCGACATCTATGCCCGCCATCCCTACTACTTCAACTATGACAATCCCGCATTCGACGCGGTGATCGCGGGTCTTGCCGATGCCCGCACCGAAGAGGCCCGGGCGGACGGCTTCGCCCGCGCGCAGGAGATCATCGCCCAAGACCTGCCCGCCCTCTTCCTCTATTCCGAGCCGAAGCTGGGCGTGTGGAAGGCGGGCCTGCATGGCGTGTGGGAAAACGGCCCCGTGCCCGCCAACGATCTGACGGACGCGTATTGGGCGGAGTGA
- a CDS encoding YjbE family putative metal transport protein (Members of this highly hydrophobic protein family,regularly are found preceded by the yybP-ykoY manganese riboswitch (see RF00080). A metal cation transport function is proposed.) → MTDTLLALDLSTLLQVLFIDVVLAGDNAVVVGMVAAGVDPSIRRKVIVWGIAGAVVLRILLALVAVELLDIVGLTLAGGLLLLWVCWKMYREIRGADDDSDAEDAARKMRGKSFGQAIVQIVIADLSMSLDNVLAVAGAARDHAEVLVIGLLISVVLMGAAATLIARVLHKYRFIAWAGLAVILFVALRMIFDGGEEVACAGLVPALCLR, encoded by the coding sequence ATGACCGATACCCTCCTTGCGCTCGACCTGTCCACGCTGTTGCAGGTGCTGTTCATCGATGTCGTGCTGGCGGGGGATAACGCGGTCGTCGTCGGGATGGTCGCGGCGGGGGTGGACCCGTCGATCCGCCGCAAGGTGATCGTCTGGGGCATCGCAGGCGCGGTTGTGCTGCGCATCCTTCTGGCCCTCGTCGCGGTGGAGCTTCTGGACATCGTGGGGCTGACGCTTGCGGGCGGTCTGCTGCTGCTTTGGGTCTGCTGGAAGATGTACCGCGAGATCCGGGGCGCCGATGACGACAGCGATGCCGAGGACGCCGCCCGCAAGATGCGCGGCAAGAGCTTTGGGCAGGCCATCGTTCAGATCGTGATCGCGGACCTGTCGATGTCGCTCGACAATGTGCTGGCGGTGGCGGGGGCCGCGCGCGACCATGCCGAGGTGCTGGTGATCGGGCTGCTGATCTCGGTCGTGCTGATGGGCGCGGCGGCGACGCTGATCGCGCGCGTGCTGCACAAATACCGCTTCATCGCATGGGCCGGGCTGGCGGTGATCCTGTTCGTCGCGCTGCGGATGATCTTCGACGGCGGCGAGGAAGTGGCCTGCGCCGGGCTCGTGCCCGCGCTCTGCCTGCGCTAG
- a CDS encoding exopolysaccharide biosynthesis protein codes for MDIRRAGHSCRAGGAERMGGMSDGDGGQLTEVLDQLEELTDRDEVAIGDIVDKLGTQSFASVMLIFTLISASPASAIPGVTATVGIIVAMLVIQLMIGKRSLWLPGILMRRRLAGRRLKTAIGWMRRPVGLAERVLKRRLPALVHRPLLLLPLTLILCLALMMPLMEVVPASGSIASAVIALFAAGYLMRDGVLVLIALCLMAAVPVAVWQFGFSG; via the coding sequence ATGGACATCCGCCGCGCCGGGCATAGCTGTCGGGCAGGCGGGGCCGAACGGATGGGCGGGATGAGCGACGGGGATGGCGGACAACTGACCGAGGTGCTCGATCAACTAGAGGAGCTGACGGATCGGGACGAGGTGGCGATCGGCGACATCGTGGACAAGCTGGGCACGCAGTCCTTCGCCTCGGTGATGCTGATCTTCACGCTGATCTCCGCCTCTCCGGCCAGCGCCATTCCGGGGGTGACGGCGACGGTCGGGATCATCGTGGCGATGCTGGTGATCCAGTTGATGATCGGTAAGCGCAGCCTGTGGCTGCCGGGCATCCTGATGCGCCGCCGCCTTGCGGGGCGGCGGCTGAAGACCGCGATCGGCTGGATGCGCCGCCCGGTCGGGCTGGCGGAACGGGTGCTGAAGCGGCGTCTGCCCGCGCTGGTGCATCGCCCGCTGTTGCTGCTGCCGCTGACGCTGATCCTATGCCTTGCGCTGATGATGCCGCTGATGGAGGTGGTGCCCGCTTCCGGCTCCATCGCCTCGGCGGTGATCGCGCTGTTCGCGGCGGGCTATCTGATGCGGGACGGGGTGCTGGTGCTGATCGCGCTGTGCCTGATGGCGGCGGTGCCGGTGGCCGTCTGGCAGTTCGGCTTTTCCGGCTGA
- a CDS encoding VOC family protein: MAKLVHSMIRVLDEARSVAFYDRAFGLKVADRLDFEGFTLVYLSNPEAAFELELTVNKGRTEPYDIGDGYGHIAVVVEDLDAEHARLTAAGFAPRRIVDFRNDGAPVARFFFIADPDGYEIEVIARGGRFGGN, encoded by the coding sequence TTGGCGAAACTGGTGCACAGCATGATCCGCGTTCTGGACGAAGCGCGGTCGGTGGCGTTCTACGATCGGGCCTTTGGGCTGAAGGTCGCGGACCGTTTGGATTTCGAGGGCTTCACCCTCGTCTATCTGTCGAACCCCGAGGCCGCGTTCGAATTGGAGCTGACGGTGAACAAGGGCCGGACCGAGCCCTACGACATCGGCGACGGCTATGGCCACATCGCCGTCGTGGTGGAGGATCTGGACGCCGAACATGCCCGCCTGACGGCCGCAGGCTTCGCCCCGCGCCGGATCGTGGATTTCCGCAACGACGGCGCCCCCGTGGCGCGGTTCTTCTTCATCGCCGATCCGGATGGATACGAGATCGAGGTGATCGCCCGCGGCGGCCGCTTCGGCGGCAACTGA
- a CDS encoding aldose epimerase family protein, whose amino-acid sequence MTGTTHRDPFGQQMERVILRLPSGAEARIITFGAALQALIVPDRDGRLDDVVLGHDGPEGYLAQRDLYGATVGRYANRLAGGRFPGGRVPPNEGPHALHGGAEGFDRRLWTVEDAAAGAVTLSLISPDGDQGFPGRMQVRTTYALSEEGGTVTLRIAFEATSDRDTPISLTNHSYWNLGGHLADAARMRDAMGHRVQVRAARYLPIDDGMIPEGAPAPVAGTPFDFRDPMPLGARIRQGDAQLLRAGGYDHTLCLDDDCAEGARAAVVEDPVTGRRMEMWTDQPGLQLYSANRLPVHRTGKGGIAPRPGDALCLEAQAWPDAPNRPDFPPAILRAGAPWRRSIRYRFSAAP is encoded by the coding sequence ATGACCGGCACCACCCACCGCGACCCGTTCGGCCAGCAGATGGAGCGGGTGATCCTGCGCCTGCCCTCGGGGGCGGAGGCGCGGATCATCACGTTCGGCGCGGCACTTCAGGCGCTGATCGTGCCGGACCGGGATGGGCGGCTCGACGACGTGGTGCTGGGCCATGATGGGCCGGAGGGCTATCTGGCGCAGCGCGACCTCTATGGCGCGACGGTCGGGCGCTATGCCAACCGGCTGGCGGGCGGGCGGTTTCCCGGCGGGCGCGTTCCCCCGAACGAAGGCCCCCATGCCCTGCATGGCGGGGCCGAAGGGTTCGACCGCCGCCTCTGGACGGTGGAGGATGCGGCGGCGGGTGCCGTTACGCTCTCGCTGATCAGTCCGGACGGCGATCAGGGCTTTCCGGGGCGGATGCAGGTCCGCACCACCTATGCCCTGAGCGAGGAAGGCGGCACCGTCACCCTGCGCATCGCCTTCGAGGCGACGAGCGACCGCGACACCCCGATCAGCCTGACGAACCATTCCTATTGGAACCTCGGCGGGCATCTGGCCGATGCGGCGCGGATGCGCGATGCGATGGGCCACCGGGTGCAGGTCCGCGCCGCGCGCTATCTGCCCATCGACGACGGCATGATCCCCGAAGGCGCCCCGGCCCCGGTGGCGGGCACGCCCTTCGATTTCCGCGATCCCATGCCGCTGGGTGCGCGCATCCGGCAGGGCGATGCGCAGCTTCTGCGCGCGGGGGGCTACGATCACACCCTCTGCCTCGACGACGACTGCGCAGAGGGCGCGCGGGCGGCGGTGGTGGAGGATCCGGTGACGGGGCGGCGGATGGAGATGTGGACCGATCAGCCCGGCCTGCAACTCTATTCCGCGAACCGCCTGCCGGTGCACCGCACGGGCAAGGGCGGCATCGCCCCCCGCCCCGGCGACGCCCTCTGCCTCGAGGCGCAGGCATGGCCCGACGCCCCGAACCGCCCCGATTTCCCCCCCGCGATCCTGCGGGCCGGCGCGCCGTGGCGGCGCAGCATCCGCTACCGCTTCAGCGCGGCACCCTAG
- a CDS encoding GAF domain-containing protein, with protein sequence MPSPETTSSMMTEEQARSAALHRFDILDTPREADFDDIAALAAEVCQTPIAVVNLVDTDRQFFKAEVGLGVRETPLDTSFCGQAILSEDIMIVPDAMLDPRFSCNPLVTQAGGLRFYAGALLRTREGHAIGTVCVLDTQPRTLDDHQVRTLRLLARQAMTQLDLRVALRKAQDAEARRQQVLDSAVDHAIISLDLDGRVTGWNLGACNVLGWSAEDMLARPIDTIFTPEDCEAGIPAREMEAARIDGRGADERWHLRRDGTRFFALGEMMPLRDGQGQHVGYVKILRDRTRARRQTQRLALLGQASARLLSSDDPARALHPILSGGAEAIGFDQFCLFDLAPDGQTLILQQSGGLPPDHRDLLEEATLDVPLCGIVAETGRPLILTDLDGPVTQRFRIAQDFGMKAYAGMPICVRGRLVGVISFASNRATSFDDEALSFFGTIARFLSIAHERAEDARQIRDAEQRSRLAQEAGRIGTFQVDVHTDTVLASPQFCRIFGLPEATALKAADLEALVLNEDGAQPSNRAGRQEGRDSGDVEYRILRADDGTQCWIQRRAEYLRDDEGRVRWMVGTVQDITHRKLAALRQEALLTLGVRLRQATARQAMIDIACETLHEVLEVTRAGYASVDRRAGIYVVSGLSGDGAEGLHASYSLGDFAASTSHLVAGDTLVLRDIEHEPALARDRDSYRAAAVAAQISVPQIERGDLVGALFVHQTRPRDWTSEEVDFVRRLADRFYAALATAAAEERQNVLNHELSHRLKNSLSMVQAIASQTLRSATSRTALEDFLHRIRALSAAHDVLLDHKWEAGAIHDIIRSTAATLAQADRIRAEGPDLSLGPRSALTLSMLLHELATNAVKYGALSTEAGVVEIRWTLEEIGPGDRDFVLRWHEEGGPPVAPPLRHGFGSRLIRLGLTGAGGVEQQFDAEGLRVSMRAPLFSLVQD encoded by the coding sequence GTGCCATCGCCCGAGACCACATCTTCGATGATGACTGAGGAACAGGCGCGCTCGGCCGCGCTGCATCGCTTCGACATCCTCGACACCCCGAGGGAGGCCGATTTCGATGACATCGCCGCCCTTGCGGCGGAGGTGTGCCAGACACCCATCGCGGTCGTGAACTTGGTCGATACGGATCGGCAATTCTTCAAGGCGGAGGTCGGCCTCGGCGTGCGGGAAACCCCGCTCGACACCTCGTTCTGCGGGCAGGCGATCCTGAGCGAGGACATCATGATCGTCCCCGACGCCATGCTCGATCCGCGCTTTTCGTGCAACCCGCTCGTCACGCAGGCGGGGGGGCTGCGCTTCTATGCCGGGGCGCTGCTGCGCACGCGGGAGGGGCATGCGATCGGCACGGTTTGCGTGCTCGATACCCAGCCGCGCACCCTCGACGATCATCAGGTCCGCACCCTGCGCCTTCTGGCGCGGCAGGCGATGACGCAACTCGATCTGCGGGTGGCGCTGCGCAAGGCGCAGGACGCCGAGGCCCGCCGCCAGCAGGTGCTCGACAGCGCGGTGGATCACGCGATCATCTCGCTCGATCTGGACGGGCGGGTGACGGGCTGGAACCTCGGCGCGTGCAACGTTCTGGGATGGAGCGCGGAGGACATGCTCGCGCGGCCCATCGACACCATCTTCACCCCCGAGGACTGCGAGGCCGGCATCCCCGCCCGCGAGATGGAGGCCGCGCGCATCGACGGGCGCGGCGCCGACGAACGCTGGCACCTGCGCCGCGACGGCACCCGTTTCTTCGCCTTGGGCGAGATGATGCCCCTGCGCGACGGTCAGGGCCAGCATGTCGGCTATGTGAAGATCCTGCGCGACCGGACGCGGGCGCGGCGGCAGACGCAGCGGCTGGCGCTCTTGGGGCAGGCTTCGGCGCGGCTGCTGTCGTCGGACGATCCGGCGCGGGCGCTGCATCCCATCCTCAGCGGCGGGGCCGAGGCGATCGGCTTCGATCAGTTCTGCCTCTTCGACCTTGCCCCCGACGGGCAGACGCTGATCCTGCAACAATCGGGCGGCCTGCCCCCCGACCATCGCGACCTCCTCGAGGAGGCGACGCTCGACGTTCCCCTCTGCGGCATCGTCGCCGAAACGGGGCGGCCGCTGATCCTGACCGATCTCGACGGGCCGGTGACGCAGCGGTTCCGCATCGCGCAGGATTTCGGGATGAAGGCCTATGCCGGGATGCCGATCTGCGTGCGCGGGCGGCTGGTGGGCGTCATCTCCTTCGCCAGCAACCGCGCCACCTCGTTCGACGACGAGGCGCTGTCCTTCTTCGGCACCATCGCCCGTTTCCTGTCCATCGCCCATGAACGGGCCGAGGATGCGCGCCAGATCCGCGACGCCGAACAACGCTCGCGCCTTGCGCAGGAGGCGGGGCGCATCGGCACGTTCCAAGTGGATGTGCACACCGACACCGTCCTTGCCTCGCCGCAGTTCTGCCGCATCTTCGGCCTGCCCGAGGCGACGGCGCTGAAGGCCGCCGATCTGGAGGCGCTGGTGCTGAACGAGGACGGCGCGCAGCCGTCGAACCGCGCCGGGCGGCAGGAGGGCCGCGACAGCGGCGATGTCGAATACCGCATCCTGCGGGCCGATGACGGCACGCAATGCTGGATCCAGCGGCGGGCCGAATATCTGCGCGACGACGAAGGGCGCGTGCGCTGGATGGTCGGCACCGTGCAGGACATCACCCACCGCAAGCTGGCCGCCCTGCGCCAAGAGGCGCTGCTGACGCTGGGCGTGCGCCTGCGGCAGGCCACCGCCCGCCAAGCGATGATCGACATCGCCTGCGAAACCCTGCACGAGGTCTTGGAGGTGACGCGCGCCGGCTATGCCAGCGTCGATCGCCGCGCGGGGATCTATGTCGTCTCCGGCCTCAGCGGCGACGGGGCGGAGGGGCTGCATGCCAGCTACTCCCTCGGAGATTTCGCGGCGAGCACGTCCCATCTCGTGGCCGGGGACACGCTGGTGCTGCGCGACATCGAACACGAACCGGCGCTGGCCCGCGACCGGGACAGCTATCGCGCGGCGGCGGTCGCGGCGCAGATCAGCGTGCCGCAGATCGAACGCGGCGATCTGGTGGGCGCGCTGTTCGTGCATCAGACCCGCCCCCGCGACTGGACGAGCGAAGAGGTCGATTTCGTCCGCCGCCTTGCCGACCGTTTCTATGCCGCGCTGGCCACCGCCGCCGCCGAGGAACGCCAGAACGTGCTGAACCACGAACTCTCGCACCGGCTGAAGAACAGCCTGTCGATGGTGCAGGCCATCGCCAGCCAGACGCTGCGCAGCGCCACCAGCCGCACCGCGCTGGAGGATTTCCTGCACCGCATCCGCGCCCTTTCGGCCGCCCATGACGTGCTGCTGGACCACAAATGGGAGGCGGGGGCGATCCATGACATCATCCGCTCCACCGCCGCCACGCTGGCGCAGGCCGACCGCATCCGCGCCGAGGGGCCGGACCTGTCACTCGGCCCGCGCAGCGCGCTGACGCTGTCGATGCTGCTGCACGAACTGGCGACGAATGCGGTGAAATACGGCGCCCTCTCCACCGAGGCGGGCGTGGTGGAGATCCGCTGGACGCTGGAGGAGATCGGCCCCGGCGACCGGGATTTCGTGCTGCGCTGGCACGAGGAGGGCGGCCCCCCCGTCGCCCCGCCCCTGCGCCACGGCTTCGGCTCGCGGTTGATCCGGCTGGGGCTGACCGGCGCGGGCGGGGTCGAGCAGCAGTTCGACGCCGAGGGCCTGCGGGTCAGCATGCGCGCGCCGCTGTTCTCGCTGGTGCAGGACTGA
- a CDS encoding DMT family transporter: MNLGAAIPATDGAARARGIAAVLVASALWGTTGTVAALAPGVAAATMGAAAMGVGGLLQALRAAPDMARSAPQLRRHAGILPLAALAVAVYPLAFYSSMRAAGVIVGTAVSIGSAPLFSALVEMVADGLRPGRRWLAGALMGIAGITLLTAGGHGTAGAGTGHAALGVGLGLVAGLTYALYSWIAGRAMRAGLPGGATMGTIFGGGGLLLMPVLLLTGGPLLASWGNAAAGLWMALGPMFLGYVCFGHGLARIRASEATTLTLTEPVIAALLAMAVLHERLSGPAWVGVALVAGCMLCIALPQRRLAAGNVRHPAPRP, from the coding sequence ATGAACCTTGGCGCGGCGATCCCGGCGACCGACGGCGCAGCCCGCGCGCGGGGAATCGCGGCGGTGCTCGTGGCCTCGGCGCTGTGGGGCACGACCGGCACCGTCGCGGCGCTGGCGCCCGGGGTGGCGGCGGCCACGATGGGCGCGGCGGCGATGGGCGTCGGCGGGCTGCTTCAGGCGCTGCGCGCGGCCCCGGACATGGCGCGGTCGGCCCCGCAGCTGCGCCGCCATGCCGGGATTCTGCCGCTGGCGGCGCTGGCGGTCGCGGTCTATCCCCTCGCCTTCTACAGCTCCATGCGGGCGGCGGGGGTGATCGTGGGAACGGCCGTCAGCATCGGGTCCGCCCCGCTCTTTTCCGCGCTGGTGGAGATGGTGGCCGACGGGCTGCGCCCCGGACGCCGCTGGCTGGCGGGGGCGCTGATGGGCATCGCCGGGATCACGCTGCTGACGGCGGGCGGCCATGGCACCGCCGGGGCCGGGACCGGCCATGCCGCGCTCGGCGTCGGGCTGGGGCTGGTGGCGGGGCTGACCTATGCGCTCTATTCGTGGATCGCGGGGCGCGCGATGCGGGCGGGCCTGCCGGGCGGGGCCACGATGGGCACGATCTTCGGCGGCGGCGGGCTCTTGCTGATGCCGGTCCTGCTGCTGACGGGCGGGCCGCTGCTGGCAAGCTGGGGCAATGCGGCGGCGGGGCTGTGGATGGCGCTCGGCCCGATGTTTCTCGGCTATGTCTGCTTCGGGCACGGCCTTGCCCGCATCCGCGCCAGCGAGGCGACGACCCTGACCCTGACCGAACCCGTCATCGCGGCGCTGCTGGCGATGGCGGTGCTGCACGAACGTCTGAGCGGCCCGGCTTGGGTCGGTGTCGCGCTCGTGGCGGGCTGCATGCTGTGCATCGCGCTGCCGCAGCGGCGTTTGGCCGCAGGAAATGTGCGACATCCCGCGCCCCGGCCCTAG
- a CDS encoding BCCT family transporter → MHELARRLGLRTDPVIFFVSAALTVVFVLALVIAPEPIGAAFAAGRAWIVTKLGWFFILGVNVWLGFLIWAAMSKHGHIRLGRRNTRPEYTNLSWFTMLFAGGIGTVLMFWGVAEPISHFSKPPLPGVEPFSAEAADDAIAIALYHLALHTWTIFALPGLAFAYFINRYDLPLRVSSVFYPLLKEGIHGPIGRVIDIVSVLGTLFGVAVSLGLGSSQIAAGLSALTGVDPGTGTQIGILVVLTGVAVISISAGLDKGVKLLSNINIGMAVGLMVFVLVTGSTLFLLRGMVETMGIYLSNLPRLAFWNDMLADVMPNRPDWGWQGNWTVFYWAWTVTWSPFIGLFVARISRGRTIREFVAGVLLAPSLFTVIWFSVFGWQAMELDGIGAGARAQMGEAAGQISAAVADSVPLAMFAFFEHFPLVNVMQGLAVIVVAIFFATSADSASLVVDMQCTGEGRPGPVRQRVFWGITQGLVAAMLVLLAGEAGLTALQQVITVVGLPVFCLVFMMIPSLLKGFQAEDIDNVTVGSRPDLDDL, encoded by the coding sequence TTGCACGAACTTGCCCGTCGTCTTGGTCTGAGGACCGACCCGGTCATCTTTTTCGTATCCGCCGCGCTGACGGTGGTCTTCGTCCTTGCCCTCGTGATCGCCCCCGAACCGATCGGCGCGGCCTTTGCCGCGGGCCGCGCGTGGATCGTCACCAAGCTGGGCTGGTTCTTCATCCTCGGCGTGAATGTCTGGCTCGGCTTTCTGATCTGGGCCGCGATGAGCAAGCACGGCCATATCCGCCTTGGCCGCCGCAACACGCGCCCGGAATATACGAACCTTTCATGGTTCACGATGCTGTTCGCGGGCGGGATCGGCACGGTGCTGATGTTCTGGGGCGTGGCCGAACCGATCAGCCATTTCTCCAAACCGCCGCTGCCGGGGGTCGAACCCTTCAGCGCCGAGGCCGCCGACGACGCCATCGCCATCGCCCTTTACCATCTGGCGCTGCACACTTGGACGATCTTCGCGCTGCCGGGTCTGGCCTTTGCCTATTTCATCAACCGCTACGATCTGCCGCTGCGGGTCAGTTCGGTGTTCTATCCCCTGCTGAAGGAGGGGATCCACGGCCCGATCGGGCGCGTGATCGACATCGTTTCGGTGCTGGGCACGCTCTTTGGGGTGGCGGTGTCGCTGGGCCTCGGATCGTCGCAGATCGCAGCGGGGCTGTCGGCGCTGACCGGGGTCGATCCGGGCACCGGCACGCAGATCGGCATCCTCGTGGTGCTGACGGGGGTGGCGGTCATCTCCATCTCCGCCGGCCTCGACAAGGGGGTGAAGCTGCTGTCGAACATCAATATCGGCATGGCGGTGGGGCTGATGGTCTTCGTGCTCGTCACCGGATCGACGCTGTTCCTGCTGCGCGGCATGGTGGAAACGATGGGCATCTACCTGTCGAACCTGCCGCGCCTCGCGTTCTGGAACGACATGCTGGCCGATGTGATGCCGAACCGGCCCGACTGGGGCTGGCAGGGCAACTGGACGGTGTTCTATTGGGCATGGACGGTCACATGGTCGCCCTTCATCGGGCTGTTCGTCGCCCGCATCTCGCGCGGGCGGACGATCCGTGAATTCGTGGCGGGCGTGCTGCTCGCGCCGTCGCTGTTCACGGTGATCTGGTTCTCGGTCTTCGGCTGGCAGGCGATGGAGCTTGATGGCATCGGCGCGGGCGCGCGCGCCCAGATGGGCGAGGCCGCGGGCCAGATCAGCGCCGCCGTCGCCGACAGCGTGCCGCTGGCGATGTTCGCCTTCTTCGAGCATTTCCCGCTGGTGAATGTGATGCAGGGGCTGGCGGTGATCGTGGTCGCGATCTTCTTCGCGACCTCGGCCGATTCCGCCTCGCTCGTGGTGGATATGCAATGCACGGGCGAAGGCCGCCCCGGCCCGGTGCGCCAGCGCGTGTTCTGGGGCATCACGCAGGGGCTGGTGGCCGCGATGCTGGTGCTCTTGGCGGGCGAAGCGGGCCTGACGGCGCTTCAGCAGGTGATCACCGTGGTGGGCCTGCCGGTCTTCTGCCTCGTGTTCATGATGATCCCCTCGTTGCTGAAGGGATTCCAGGCCGAGGATATCGACAACGTCACCGTCGGCTCCCGCCCCGATCTGGACGATCTCTAG